From the genome of Capsicum annuum cultivar UCD-10X-F1 chromosome 4, UCD10Xv1.1, whole genome shotgun sequence:
TTTAATACTTAGATAAAGGAATTAAGTTAATCAAGTAATTCACatattatgtagtcttttcttctcaaataaatctttacttttctccgtaactttaatcaaataaaaatattacttgtaaatacttttcctttttatGGAACATCAAAAGACATTTCTTTTCATATgtcataaaatacttttctttttcacatgtgatttatatattttatacatatcttttacatgtttcttttcatacatcacaaaatactttctttttcacatataaaatatacatttttatacatatcttttacatgtttttataacaatagattttatttgtatatttaatatacatatacttttacatagttttacattgatatttttttaaaagaattattttatacttaatacgcatacacttttacattattttaaatatttatacctcctccctcattgataagtttagtctagtcgggtaccacatttgtggatcctgaagggtgcctaaccccttccctttgggataatttgaacccttacctagagttTCAATAggttttcgcagactaaaacattaatcatacgtattaacaaataaataggtttccttattttcctttaaaaattaggtggcgactttgtacaaaatttcaattctttagaatccaataagtcatgttttgtttgACCTTGGCAAAAACAGGGCATGacaatagggagagagagtaaagtaattagaaaagtgggagagagtgtaattatttCCAAacgggttggtatttatgttatttatacttttaataaacAATAGAGAATCACAGGGAGAGGGAAGAGGAAAGAGGGATGACACGGCGGTGTCAGAGTGGCTGGAAGCTCGCCGGTGGTCAAATCCGGCGAAGCAGCGACGGCAGGTGAGAGGGGAAAAGGGGCGGTTGGTGGATTTTTGGTTGTTGAATGGCAGAGAGGGAGAAGAGCAAGGGGAGGGGCTCGCCAGCACTGAATTGGCTGGTGGCTACCATGGAAggtgagagagagaaaagagaaagagtaagggAGAAACGactgtttttgtttttttgtttgtgtgTGTTTTTGTACGTGTGTGTGTAATTATATATGTGTGGTGTATGGATGTTTGATATTTAAAaggtaaaaataattttaaaaaaaatatttaattctaGTTTTTCTTCTAACATATCCCTTTAATTAGGGAAAGTagataaaataaagtcaaaaaaatttaaaagtgagtagaccttgatttgacTGATTTATTActttgtgtattaaaataattaaatcgatTTACTTTTGCAAGTCGTATTAAATAACGTACAAAATAATGAATGCTgatatataattacaaaaaaatataaataacaaataaaaaatataattatctttaaaaaagatacattatgctataaataattaaatttataccATACAGTAAAAAATTGTAGTACTATATTGTGTACGTATGTAAATGACtgtgcaacaaatattaaaataataataaattgataaaaaatctaaaatttataaaattaaagataattatcaataaatcatgtaaaattaaaatatgaaaataaatgagtaaaaattataaaataatgatgattatcaataatttattaacaattgcaaaAGATATGTGAAAAATTGCATATTGTGTCATTTAACGATCAGAGAGCCTAAATGCGTTAATTCTAAGcatggagagccaaaattgggtgtcaacactaaTTAGTATGTGTTACTCACTGACGGGGGAGAACCTGAATGTTATAAGGAGACCATGGAAGATAAACATAAGGATTAATGGATTGAAGTCATGCAAAATGAGATGAAATCTCTGCAAGAGAACCACACTTATGAGTTGGTGAAATTGCCTAAGGGCATGAGAGCTTTGAAGAATAAGTAGGTGTTCAaagtaaaatttgaagaacacaACTTGAAGACCAGATACAAAGCCAAATTGCTTGTCAAAGAAAGGGTATTGACTTTGACGAAATATTTTATTCAGTCGTCAAAATGACCTCTATTCGTACAGTTCTTGGTTTGGCTGCTAGTCTTGATTTAGAGATTGAGCAAATGGATGTAAGGACAGCTTTTCTTTATAGTGACCTCAAAGAGGAGATTTATATGGAACAACCTAAGGGTTTTAAggtaaaaggtaaagaaaattatGTGTGCAAACTTAAGAAAAATCTCTATGGCTTAAAGCAAGCTCCTAGACAGTGGTATAAGAAGTTTGAATCTGTCATGGGGGAGCAAGGCTACAAGAAGACTTTTTCATATTCTTGTGTATTTGCATAAAATTTTTCTGATGATGATTTTATCACCCTCTTGTTGTATGTGGATGCTATGTTGATTGTGGGCAAGAATGCTTCCAAAATTGACGAGTTGAAGAAACAGTTATGCATATCTTTTGCTTTGAAAGACTTGGATCATGCTAAGCAGATTTTGGGCATGAGGATTACTCACCTCAGAGATGAAAGAAAGCACTACTTATCATAGGAGAAGTACATTGAACGTGAGCGCTTCAACATGAAGAATGTTAAGGATGTTAACACACCCCTTGCTGGTCATATGAAATTGAGCAAAAAAATGTATCGTACAACGAAGGAGCAAAAAGAGAGCATCACTAAAGTTTCATATTCCTCTGTTATCGAAAGTTTAATGTATGCAATAGTGTGTACCAGACTCGATATTGCTCATGCAGTTGGTGTTGTCAGTAGGTTTTTTGAAAATCCAGGAAAGGAGCACTGTGAAGCAGTCAAATGGATATTGAGGTACCTAAGAGGAACCTCAAGAAACTACTTATGTTTTGGAGGATATGATCCAATCTTGAAGGGATATACAGATGCTGATATGGCGGGTGACCTTGATAACAGAAAATCTACTACTAGATTTTTGTTTACATTTTCAGGGGGAGCTATATCATGGCAGTCGAAGTTGCAGAAGTGGGTTGCACTATCTACAACTGAAGCTGAGTATATTGCGGCTACTAAAGCTGGCAAGGAAATGATATGGTTCAAGTGATTCCGTCAAGAACTTGGATTATAGCAAATGGAGTATGTTATCTATTGTGACTGTCAAAGTGCAATAGACTTGAGCAAGAACTCCATGTACCAAGCAAGAacaaaacacattgatgtgagataccattggattcgtGAACAAGTGAAAAATGAATCGTTTCATGTCAAGAAAATTCACACGACTAAAAATCCCGCAGATATGCTAACAAAGATGGTGTCAAAAGACAAGTTCGATTTGTGTAAAGAACTCGGCATGAGATATCTCTGAGAAGACGGAGATTCCTCCTTCAGATGCATGGGACTGGAGGGGGAGATTTGTGTGGTCCAGCCCGATCACTTACAATGCAGGAAATTTCTTAGTCAAAAATTACTGCATGCCTTTTGTCAAATGTTGCATTTATTGGCTACAGAAAGGTCAAGAAGAGAATAGTATTTTGATGTCACCAATGACATCAACGTAGGCTTTTTTTGCCTATAAATTGAGAGCTTCGGCTCACTTAAAAAACACaccaaaacaagagagaaaaacaatTAGAGAGCAGTGGGGTATTTCATAGACtgtgattaaaaaaaatagtctgtgaagaaaaaaattagagtgAGCGATATTTTGTAAGGTGGgagtcaaaagagggttatttccTTTGAGTGAGTAGTAGTCATTTTGAGTATTGTACTTGTGATTATAGTGTAAAAAATTCTTACTATAGAAATATCAATTGATATTCTTGGTCCGTGTTTTTTCCCTTATTTAAAAGGGTTTCCGCGTAAAATCTTTGgtgtcattattttcatttattttcctattattttttcacaaataCTTTTATTGTTATTCTGCGTTTACCCATCAATAATATCATGCTCCTTTTTTGGCTTCATGCAAGCCCATGGTTTGAGGAAGAAAAATTCACCATTTGTTTGACGATATCAAATGATGGGCaagaattcaaaaaagaaaatctgCAGCATTGAAAAAGTTGACAAATGGCCAATTAATGCAAAGGCATTTCACTGATTCACTCCTAAAAAGTAGGAGCTTAGGTTTATTCGTAAAACACATCAAAAaacaaagagagaaaacaaagaaaatagtGAGTCATCACAGACAGGGTTTAAAAGATAATCTATGAggaaaatttagagagtcaacaATCTTGTAGTGAGGTGGTAAAGATTAAAAAAAcgaaattattatttcttttgagtgttTAGTGGTTTTTGGAGTATTTTACTCAcacttatttataatatattaaaaatgtgaagattttagaaaagtaattgaactttttgctcttcattaaaacactctgcaataaataaaattatctttccacatatttttttcaattattatattattaaatcaaatactcctaaaatatatgggaaacccctgataaaataaatatgtagAAAGATTAAGATttctaaattacataaaatatatgaatcctaaaatatttatgaatcctaaaatatataaaaataaattaacagtcctaaaataatatatgtaaagaatcgcattaaattatttttacctttttcaacGTTTTCTAAGTTTGTCTGGAGTTTTATAAGCTTCTATATTTGAtgctcttttttttattattatttgtttacaTTACCTTCAAAATaagttcattttttttattgtcaCTTTAACTTAGGCTTAACAAAATTGAAGATCCTTTAACTTTTAAGATGattttttcataatcttttattatttgtatttgtcttTATAAAGAAATCATTATTGATTGGTTCTTTAATATGTTTGTGCAGATGAAGaaagatttatgtgaaatatgCAAATAAATCTTCGTATCGATTACAAAGTATCGATTATAATTTACAAGTGAATTTAAAGtgtgttttttctattttaaattttattttttatttatattagttcTACTTCTTATTCAGGCGTAATTCATGTTAATACTCTTTTGTCAAAGTCAtacttacataaaaaaaaatactattgagataaaaataaagtaaaaattgtGATTTCTGATAACAACAAACATAATCAGAGTGTCAAACAAGTATTAATCAAAGTCATTAGTTGGCTAGAAGATAAAACATAATAGTAATTAGAAATTTCATGCATtagtaaattaaatttataaCCGATTTCATTCTTCCATCAGGGATAATTTGAACTGCTCATTTTACGTTTTAATAACGTCATCAAAACTCTAAAGTATATTTTTCCTTTCaaagtataatattaaataattgatatttcaatatgtcatatttttttaaaattttttgtccatatctttattttatatttataattatttgtcTTGAATGAGAAGATGCATAAAATGGAATGTGATTTTACATGCCTTGGCGTGAGCAGTATGAAAACAGAGAAATAAGAGATCTTTTGAAGGGTAAGCTTTTCTTTATCAAGAAATTAGTCTTACATGACTTTAAATGGATCCGATtcataaaaataagatttttaaagGCGAATCAAGTATATTGTTCGATATAAATGAtagaaatttattcttttttatacacttattattatcttcatatacacgtgcaaaacacgtatacttgactagtaaatataaaatttcttattaTAGGAATATCAGTTCCTCCTCTTAACCgatgattttttctttatttagaagggttttcacgtaaaaatctTAGCGTCATTATGGCTCTTGTTATTCTTATTGATTAACCGTATTTTCATGTTCTATACTTATTGCTTTTATTACCATAAATAATTACTTCTGTGACGATTTATCCCCAACCGTTAATCCCTCACGCTGCTAATTATAGTTTCAACATTGTTATTCAAACACATAACTATGTAGTTATagaatcaaacttgaaatactgtatGGTACTTGATGCTTATCGACTACTTTTAATCAGGTAAGACAAAGGACTATAAATGGATGCTTTCATGCAGGGATATGCACTTCTAGCAGTGCAAGCACATTTAAGGCAACTAAGACCAATTGAGAATCTTATAGGGGGACATTATCTAGTTGAAATGAAATTGGGATCAGTGGACTCAACAGTAAGTAGTCTAAACTGCATATATACTAGCAAACAAGGGCGGGAAAGGGGCACTAGGAGTTCATCTGAACgccttttgttaaaaaattatacttatataagatcagaattatttatatatatagggaTGATAGTCTGAAAAATACATGTATTTGCATAAATTTGCAGTTatgcatactgaactttgcgagGGTCTATGACCCTCTTAAGCTATTTAAAACTGGAATTAATTTTCTCCAAAACGTTATACCCAGTTTTGGAGTAGAAAGTGTAATACACGCGCCAATCTTATATTTACacgtgtattttttattttgaattaatttttatttactttcttctctattcttattcttttcatcattttttcaccaaaatattgattcttaattcttgaaatttggattttatttagttcatagtttttttttaagaaattttttcctcaaatttcaaattcaaatcgaaaattttcttcaataattttattcaactcggaaactttcttaaaaaaaattacaggttgaattttttttttccccTTAGCATTGAACGAAGGCTGGTGGCTAAGGTGGTGGTGGCTTCCGACGGCAATGGTGGGTTTGTTGATGGTGGCAATGGTGGGTCAATTTTGCAATTTTTATGGTGGTTGATTGGTGGTGGCAACGGCGTGTTAATTTTGTTCAAATCGAAAACTTTCTTATACAATTGTAggttgaattttttcttttttctcccttAGCATTGAACGGAGGCTGGTAGCTGAGGTGGTGGTGGCTGTCGGCAGCAATGGTGAGTTGTTTGGTGGTGGCTATGGTGGGTTAATTTTGCTATTTTAATGAAACTGAAGATGACCCATTTGAGGGGTGTGTGTGTTGAAATTGGGTCAAATTAGTGGAATTGAATTGGGTGTGTTGAAGATGACCCATTTGGGTGGTTGGGTGTGATGAATTTATGTTTAATGCAATTCCAATTCAACAATAGAGCAACCATGGTGctttgttgaagagaagaaagaaagaaagaaatagaagagaaaacagacacaaatgaaaaaataaataaaaaaacataaaaaatttaaaattccgAAAATTAGGAGGTGAAAGAAGGCGGCTCACTGTCTTTAAGAGACTGAAACACAATCTCTTTGCTATGTCATCTTGTAGGGGGAATtaatttcagttttcaatatGCGCAACTACAAATTTAGGCAAAGTATATATTTTTTCGAACTAttatcccatatatatatatatatatatatatatatatatatgtatgtatgtatgtatgtatatatatatatattgtgttgatttctttaaaatttaatttcttggaTCCATCATTGCTAGGAATCTGTGAAGCTTCCTATCATGTATGAACAATCATTATTTGACCCATGGCCAAGGacagaataatattaaaatccttCTTAATGTTTATTAATGtcctttttaatattaaaattgcGTCACCATTAAGCACGCTTTGAGCCCTAAGACAAGGATgaggagaaacaaaaaaaataagttaataataTAGTTATAAAATCATTACTATTACTTTCAATAGAGATAGTTTTGGTTTGAGGACACGTTATGTTGTGATTAGTTGTATTCAAATTTGTGGttctagaattattttttattgattatttggTTTCGTtgtgttaaaaataatatatacctTCCAGCTTATCTATTGTAGAAAAAAGGTTTGAAGAACCTACaagtatttttatcatttttataattttatgggGATAACTAATGTCAGTACTATTTTTGGCAAGAATAACTTATTTTGATACTATAGTTACTAATTGTGGTATAACTTGGAATAGTAACCAAATAAGAACTAAGGCGATACTAAATTTTATCTCAAAACTATTTATACTTGTCCAGCATACTAAACCACCCCGACCCCATATAATATTTcaacttcattttttattttttatgttttgcttTTTCCTTATTCTCTTTTTATTACTACTTTTGTTGAGTGCGTGTAATTGATTCCCTCAACAAAGTCAAAACGAATTGATTCGTGAAAGCTACATCACAATGGTTTTTCATGGAAAACTATTAATATCTACCACTTCTTCCTAAGAAAGTTGTTTTGAGTGATGGAATCACTAAAACAAATCACAAATAATTAATGTAATTTTCTGTACCATGGGACTTGGGCGGATGCAAGTTGTAATGCTAACATGATGAAAGATTTTAAGAACTTAACTAAATATTTTCCAGTGTACCAAAAGAAAAAAGTCAACTCTATTAGTATAAGtagtctattttatatttatatatcccAGACACAAGCTAAAACAGACTCTAATTGCGTTTGCCAAAACATAGATATAATTCATTCTCAAGTCTAATAGTATTTGCCACTTCTAACTATTTGGCTTGCAAAAGAGAAGCTACAATCTAAATGGTAAGTTGCCTTTGTAATTGTGTAGTTTTAGCATATGAATATAAATGGTATTTCCAAAACTCAAGTAAGATTGGTGGTGTGGACACACTGGGTAAAACTTACACGCATGCGCGGTGTATACACCAAGCCAAGACATGCAtgtcatgtgtttgaatttaaagttcatgttacttaattatgattaatcaatatgtattttatttaatttaattacataaccatGGTAAAGAACATTAGTTTGGTGTATATGCGTGTAAGTTTTTACCTGAACACACTTGTGCGAATTTGGGTAACGACTAAAAGGGAGAAATCAAAAGGAAATTGTACCCGACCAGGGGCGGAGAAGTATTTGGCTAGATATAAATAGTTTCATTTGATATTTGTTGCAGGGGATATGCAGAAATGTCAAGACAGAAGAAAAGCAACTTCAAAGCAAGGGGGGAATTAGAGCAACTCTTTTTGTCTATGGTAAGCATCTTTAAAGTATCTAAGGGGTACGTTGTTTGGTAGTTGGTTAAAATTATGCAATTATTAGTTATGCGAGTATTAGTTATTCTATCTTCGACTGCGCATAAGATAATACATCAATTTCCTCGTAacttatacatgtattagttatgcagGTTTCTAAATTTCAAACCAGTAATTACCAAACATTGTATAACTTAAGCATAAATTAATACATGAATAAGGTTCTTCTTTAATTACTagctaccaaacaacccctaattGTTCAACTCCCTTTACATGGAATGGAATTCAGTTGAAGCCCCTTCATCGAATCGTGGTTAGCCAGTTGGGCGTTATATCACTGAATTTTATTCTAGTGGTTAAGGTAGCTCAAACTTTGCTTTGAGTTGTAGATTTGAATCCCACTTGTTAGAATTCCTGGCTCCGCCACTAATCTTGACTTTGGAGTTTTAATATCCTGATATCTGATTATGCAGCTGTGGTGGGGATTGATGCCATGGTGTTTGCTTCAAACGCTGTGAGCCTGGTGACTTACTTCAATGGGTATATGAACTTAAGCTTAACAAAATCAGCCAATTCTGTGACAAACTTCATGGGAACAGCATTCTTGCTCTCATTATTTGGAGCTTTTATCACAGATACTTACTTCTCCAGATTCAAGACTAGTGTTCTGTTTGGAATCCTTCCGGTTTTGGTACCTCTTTATTTTTATGTCGTGGCTATGCAAGAAAACCgaaaaaatagatatttcaaaTGTCTATGCAGCATCAAGATTTGACTTTGATTATTCTTTCATTCTTAGGGATATGCACTTCTAGCAGTGCAAGCACACCTCAGCCAACTGAGGCCATTTCCCTGCAAGGATGTACCTTTAAGCCAAAAGAATCGATGTGAATCTGCAGATAGCGGTCAATTGGCAATCTTGTATGGAGGTGTTTATCTGATAGCATTTGGAAACGGTGGAGTCAAAGCACCTTTGGTATCTTTGGGAGCTGATCAATTTGATGAAAAGAATCCCAAAGAGGCCGCTAACCTATCAAGTTACTTCAATTGGCTACTGTTCTTCATCACGATTGGAGCCATGCTAGGAGTTATATTTTTAGTTTGGATAGGTGATAATAAGGGATGGGATTGGTCATTTGGTGTTTGTTCCGTAGCGCTTGGTTTGGCAATCCTGCTCTTGACCATGGGAAGACAGTTTTACAGATACAATGCACCTAAAGGAAGCCCTCTGACGCGCATTTCGCAGGTCCTTGTTGCAGCTTTTAGAAACAGAAATCTCCCACTACCGCAGAACAAAGAAGATTTACATGAGATCAGAAGCGGAGAACCTGAAAATGGAATGGAGATTCTTCAAAGGACTGATCAACTCAAGTACTTAAGAACACCTTCTTAGTTTCAGTTTCTCGTTGATATATTGCTTCAGTTAACCAAATTCCTCCAATATGTACAGATTTTTGGACAGGGCAGCCATCCCGAGGACAAATCAAGAAGCATCTACATCAAATGCTCATGGACCATGGAGCCTCTGTACAATCTCACAAGTTGAAGAAACAAAGATCGTAATCAGAATGCTCCCTATTATATTGAGCACCATCTTCATGAACACGTGTATGGCTCAACTCCAGACCTTTACTATACAACAATGCATAACAATGAACAGAAAAATCGGAAACTTTGTAATCCCAGCGTCTTCAATACCTGTAATTCCTCAATTGTTCCAACTCATCTTGATCCCAGTCTATGATCGTATATTTGTCCCAACAGTAAGAAAATATACGGGGATCCCTTCTGGGATTCGGCAACTGCAACGTATAGGTGCTGGACTAGTACTTTCAGCAGTTTCTATGGCAGTGGCTGCAGTTGTAGAAAGTCGCAGGAAATCAGTTGCCATTGAGCATAGCATGGTTGACTCAGCTAGTCCATTACCTATGAGTGTGTTCTGGATTGTAtaccaatatataataatttcagcGGCTGAAATATTTACGTTGGTAGGTTTGTTGGATTTCTTCCATGCTGAGAGCACATCAGGAATGAAATCACTGGGTCTGGCCATTTCTTGGTCTTCACTGGCATTTGGCTACTTCACAAGCGCAGTATTTGTGAGTATAATTAACAAGTTGAGTGGTGGCTGGTTAGCTAATAACAACTTGAACAGAGACAAGCTCGACTACTTCTATTGGTCGCTAGCAGGAGTCAGTATACTGAACTTTGGTTTCTATTTACTATGCGCTTCTTGGTACAAGTATAAAAGGCCGGTACAGGACCAAGAAGATCATATCTAGGACAAGAAAGCCAAGGGGAAAATTGTAATGTGTGCTGTTTGGGAAAAATGCATCCTCATGATGTTTGACCAAATTCTGTCatttaataatattgtaattgtGAACATATTGCAGAGAGTCCAAGTAATCCTGCATCAGGCATCAGTCTTTTTATTGTTGATCAAATATGCACTATTTATCTTCGTTTAAATAGCTTAATTCATTCATTCATTGCATAGACAGTTTGAAGTTTAGATAATTAAAAGGAAAGcttacacatacatatataacaaattaCACTTCACAAACCAATACCGTAAGATACAAACTACATGTTACACAGTTTACAGCAGATAGATATAAATCATTGTACTCCAATATCTAAACTAGGCGACAATAAGGAAAGTAATACTAGTACTACCATCAAGGAGTGTGTAATGAGTttggaattcaatatttttacttgtttCGTGAATTTTTTAGCACATATGTAGAGTTCGGATCAAAACTGAAATTGACTGAACCCGTATAAATTACTACACTTTACATTCGCCGCTGCATTTTCATCATGGGGGTCCACCTCCATGCCCAACAACAGGGCTGTGGCCTAGACCACCTTGATCTTCTGAAATAGTAATATTCTCAAGCATATCGTTATGATCATCATGATcaattttcttgaagttcttattCTCCActatttttttgtctattttctcCATGATGGCTAAATattgtgttcttcttcttctctttttccctGAGCACCCTTCCCTCCACTCAATAAAATCCTTTtaagaggagaagaagaataTTAAGTGGTCGGAAAAAAACACAAGTGCACACAATTTTTGGTTGAGCAATTTCCTAAGGAAAACaatgtacttttttttttctttttaagtcaAAGATCGGCCTTTTGGGCCATTTATTAAATCAAAATGTTAAAGCTTGTACAAATATACTTAGGTCAGACAAGACCCAAGTCCAATTGCAGTAAGAAAATTAGGGAAGTCAAAAGACTTTCTAATCCTAAAGGCAAAACAGGGAAATTGGAAAGTGTactgttcttcttcttcttcacatctCCTTTCAATCTGTTTGTTGTTCCGGTGTCTTCGACAACCACATCTAATCAAATAATCTTCCATCATTTCTGAGATATCTTGTTGTTCCTCTCTGTAGATTAATCTTGAGCTTCAAAACAGTCAAAAAAAATAAGCTGCTTTGAACCAA
Proteins encoded in this window:
- the LOC124897790 gene encoding protein NRT1/ PTR FAMILY 4.5-like translates to MGICRNVKTEEKQLQSKGGIRATLFVYAVVGIDAMVFASNAVSLVTYFNGYMNLSLTKSANSVTNFMGTAFLLSLFGAFITDTYFSRFKTSVLFGILPVLGYALLAVQAHLSQLRPFPCKDVPLSQKNRCESADSGQLAILYGGVYLIAFGNGGVKAPLVSLGADQFDEKNPKEAANLSSYFNWLLFFITIGAMLGVIFLVWIGDNKGWDWSFGVCSVALGLAILLLTMGRQFYRYNAPKGSPLTRISQVLVAAFRNRNLPLPQNKEDLHEIRSGEPENGMEILQRTDQLKFLDRAAIPRTNQEASTSNAHGPWSLCTISQVEETKIVIRMLPIILSTIFMNTCMAQLQTFTIQQCITMNRKIGNFVIPASSIPVIPQLFQLILIPVYDRIFVPTVRKYTGIPSGIRQLQRIGAGLVLSAVSMAVAAVVESRRKSVAIEHSMVDSASPLPMSVFWIVYQYIIISAAEIFTLVGLLDFFHAESTSGMKSLGLAISWSSLAFGYFTSAVFVSIINKLSGGWLANNNLNRDKLDYFYWSLAGVSILNFGFYLLCASWYKYKRPVQDQEDHI